From Scleropages formosus chromosome 25, fSclFor1.1, whole genome shotgun sequence, a single genomic window includes:
- the LOC108921545 gene encoding calcium-activated potassium channel subunit beta-2-like isoform X2 → MFLLTGTKGAPGTTNERRTIYQKIREYDLLDKKKTVTALKAGEDRAILLGLTMILFSAMMYFVLGVTVMRSYSDSVWTEETTCTVLNSTVVAEVNCTYSCGSDCRRASRYPCLQVFVSINASGRVARLSHNEETQETSSECFYVPECRRDQAAVQAIVANVSERLTMRRQVPCHHDPGGGQEVVLLTRLYGRGNVMRSLLWPSCTLLGGALIILLVKLTQYLSALCEQISKVKR, encoded by the exons ATGTTCCTTCTGACCGGAACCAAAGGGGCACCGGGGACCACAAACGAGAGAAG GACGATCTACCAGAAGATCCGCGAGTATGACCTCTTGGACAAGAAGAAGACGGTGACGGCGCTCAAGGCCGGAGAGGACAGGGCCATCCTCCTGGGCCTCACCATGATCCTCTTCTCAGCCATGATGTACTTCGTCCTGGGGGTCACTGTGATGCGTTCCTATTCAGACAG TGTGTGGACCGAGGAGACTACCTGCACCGTGTTGAACTCTACCGTGGTGGCTGAGGTCAATTGCACCTACAGCTGCGGCTCCGACTGCAGGAGAGCCTCACGATACCCGTGCCTGCAGGTGTTTGTCAGCATCAACGCTTCGGGGAGGGTGGCCCGGCTGTCCCACAACGAGGAGACGCAGGAGACCAGCTCGGAG tgcTTCTACGTACCCGAGTGCAGACGGGACCAGGCGGCTGTGCAGGCGATCGTCGCCAACGTCTCGGAGCGCCTGACAATGCGCCGGCAGGTCCCCTGCCACCACGACCCCGGTGGGGGCCAGGAAGTCGTGCTCCTCACACGGCTCTACGGGCGAGGGAACGTCATGCGCTCCTTGCTGTGGCCCTCCTGCACGCTGTTGGGCGGTGCCCTCATCATCCTTCTGGTCAAGCTCACACAGTACCTGTCCGCTCTCTGCGAGCAGATCAGCAAGGTCAAGAGATGA
- the LOC108921545 gene encoding calcium-activated potassium channel subunit beta-2-like isoform X1, whose product MVRDPGPGYPLHALGSLQSSFRTTSVSGQPSGAPSKMFLLTGTKGAPGTTNERRTIYQKIREYDLLDKKKTVTALKAGEDRAILLGLTMILFSAMMYFVLGVTVMRSYSDSVWTEETTCTVLNSTVVAEVNCTYSCGSDCRRASRYPCLQVFVSINASGRVARLSHNEETQETSSECFYVPECRRDQAAVQAIVANVSERLTMRRQVPCHHDPGGGQEVVLLTRLYGRGNVMRSLLWPSCTLLGGALIILLVKLTQYLSALCEQISKVKR is encoded by the exons ATCATTGCAGAGCTCCTTTCGGACCACCTCTGTGAGTGGCCAACCCAGCGGGGCCCCTTCAAAGATGTTCCTTCTGACCGGAACCAAAGGGGCACCGGGGACCACAAACGAGAGAAG GACGATCTACCAGAAGATCCGCGAGTATGACCTCTTGGACAAGAAGAAGACGGTGACGGCGCTCAAGGCCGGAGAGGACAGGGCCATCCTCCTGGGCCTCACCATGATCCTCTTCTCAGCCATGATGTACTTCGTCCTGGGGGTCACTGTGATGCGTTCCTATTCAGACAG TGTGTGGACCGAGGAGACTACCTGCACCGTGTTGAACTCTACCGTGGTGGCTGAGGTCAATTGCACCTACAGCTGCGGCTCCGACTGCAGGAGAGCCTCACGATACCCGTGCCTGCAGGTGTTTGTCAGCATCAACGCTTCGGGGAGGGTGGCCCGGCTGTCCCACAACGAGGAGACGCAGGAGACCAGCTCGGAG tgcTTCTACGTACCCGAGTGCAGACGGGACCAGGCGGCTGTGCAGGCGATCGTCGCCAACGTCTCGGAGCGCCTGACAATGCGCCGGCAGGTCCCCTGCCACCACGACCCCGGTGGGGGCCAGGAAGTCGTGCTCCTCACACGGCTCTACGGGCGAGGGAACGTCATGCGCTCCTTGCTGTGGCCCTCCTGCACGCTGTTGGGCGGTGCCCTCATCATCCTTCTGGTCAAGCTCACACAGTACCTGTCCGCTCTCTGCGAGCAGATCAGCAAGGTCAAGAGATGA